In Polyangia bacterium, one genomic interval encodes:
- a CDS encoding helix-turn-helix domain-containing protein, with product MSIDADALASLFAALAAIPPRLAALERENAETRATMDAIRAALPPALLTVPAAAQAFKVSVPTMRRWVKAGEVPTVKVGNTIRVDLSRLHGTDDFTIARLARASRTDGSCRG from the coding sequence ATGAGCATCGACGCCGACGCGCTGGCGTCTCTGTTCGCCGCGCTGGCGGCAATTCCCCCGCGGCTCGCCGCTCTTGAGCGGGAGAACGCCGAGACGCGCGCCACGATGGACGCGATACGTGCCGCCCTTCCCCCTGCCCTGCTCACGGTCCCTGCCGCAGCCCAAGCGTTCAAGGTGAGTGTCCCGACCATGCGCCGTTGGGTGAAAGCGGGCGAGGTGCCGACGGTCAAAGTCGGGAACACCATCCGGGTCGACCTTTCGCGCCTCCACGGAACTGACGATTTCACGATCGCCCGACTTGCCCGCGCATCGCGAACTGACGGCAGTTGCCGTGGCTGA
- a CDS encoding type II toxin-antitoxin system HicB family antitoxin encodes MKQAFRYRIVTEWSDEDQAFIARVPAFPGCIAHGKTAEQATHEAEHAAKLMLDVLREDKKAPPPEDAVADFSGQLRLRLPKSLHEEVSRLATAEGVSLNTLLLSLVAEGCGRRSPEPVREPDKSARPGKRKAVA; translated from the coding sequence GTGAAGCAGGCATTCCGTTATCGAATCGTGACCGAGTGGAGCGACGAAGATCAGGCCTTCATCGCGCGAGTCCCGGCGTTCCCGGGATGCATCGCGCACGGGAAGACGGCCGAGCAGGCGACGCATGAAGCAGAGCACGCGGCGAAGTTGATGCTCGACGTGTTGCGCGAGGACAAGAAAGCACCGCCTCCCGAAGACGCGGTAGCAGACTTCTCGGGACAGCTACGGCTGCGACTGCCGAAGTCACTGCACGAGGAAGTGTCGCGGCTGGCCACGGCCGAGGGAGTGTCGCTCAATACGCTGCTTCTCTCTCTGGTGGCCGAGGGCTGCGGCCGGCGATCACCCGAACCGGTGCGCGAGCCCGACAAGTCGGCACGCCCCGGCAAGAGGAAGGCGGTGGCCTGA
- a CDS encoding type II toxin-antitoxin system HicA family toxin has protein sequence MGRRPSETLEQARRSQANIRFRDLCKLVEAIGDVERRQSGSHRVFTHQKRTALPMINLQSDGATAKPYQVRQVLRLIDEHNLEVTS, from the coding sequence ATGGGACGCAGGCCTTCAGAGACTCTTGAGCAAGCGCGGCGCAGCCAGGCCAACATTAGGTTTCGGGACCTCTGCAAGCTGGTAGAGGCGATCGGGGACGTGGAACGAAGGCAGAGCGGATCGCATCGGGTGTTCACGCATCAGAAGCGGACCGCACTGCCGATGATCAATCTTCAGAGCGACGGTGCGACCGCGAAGCCCTATCAGGTTCGGCAAGTCCTGCGTCTCATCGACGAGCACAACCTGGAGGTGACATCGTGA